A genomic window from Candidatus Dependentiae bacterium includes:
- the rpmG gene encoding 50S ribosomal protein L33, with the protein MAKDRVTTHLMCEKCKERNYTQVVSKKRTVGSLKRNKFCSRCRSHGPHKETK; encoded by the coding sequence ATGGCAAAAGATAGAGTCACTACACATTTGATGTGTGAGAAATGTAAAGAGCGTAATTATACGCAAGTTGTATCAAAGAAAAGAACAGTGGGTTCTTTGAAACGTAATAAATTTTGCTCGCGCTGCCGTAGCCACGGGCCACATAAAGAAACGAAGTAA